DNA from Agarilytica rhodophyticola:
GCGATACGGAAAAACCATTTGTTGCCAACGCCTTCGCATAACCAAAAAGTGACTTCCAAGAGTGTTTTCCAAAATCATTATGCGCCATTTCTAACATGGCAATAGCACTCGGAACGCCTACGGATAACCCACTGTTTTTAGCATCCAAATAAGAGAAAGGAGTACCGTCGTCTTTTAAGAACATATCTTTGGTAGCACTTTTGGGTGCGCGTTCTCTGCCATCATAGACCGTTAAATTTTTTTCAGAGGCATCATAGTGCATCATAAAAGCACCACCTGCTAATCCAGAACTCTGAGGTTCGACAAGGCTAAGAACCGACTGAATGGCAATAGCCGCATCAACCGCGGAACCACCCGCTTCAATGATTTCTTTACCTGCATTGGTTGCGTGCGGATTCGCTGTGACAACAATATAACCACTTGAATCGGACGCGCTGGCGTCAGTGACATTATGATTGCTGGGGGCATTATTCTTCTGGCAACCAGATGAAAAAATAAAAACGGAAACTAATACAGTAAAAGGAATATATAAAGATTTCATCTAGCTCTCCTCTGTTGCCACGAATTGATGAAGCGCGCTATGCCAGTAAAGTGGCATCCGACTATAGCAATATGTTCGAGTTGTTTGTGCAAAATTATCCCCCTTTATTTAAATGACCGAGATCAATTTCAGTGGTTTCTTTAGACGTGTCAAGAACCATTAGCGTCTCTGTTTTAACGACTGCTTTAAGGGGTTTCACAGATGTGTTTATGAACTCTTGAAGGGCAACAGTATTCTTAACTCGAACTTTCAGTAGGTAGGAATGAGGGCCGCTAATATGATGGATCTCTTGAACCTCTGGGCACTCGGTTAATGCACAGGTTGCCTCATACTCTCCTTCATAGCTCATATCTACAAAAATAAATACCAGAAGTTCAACGCCAAAAGCACTGGGGTTTAAAACGCCGCGCCACTGTGTAATTGCGCCAATTGACTTTAGTTTGCGAACGCGTTCATTAGCCGAAGACACAGATATTCCGACGTGGTTGGCAATTTCGGCACTTGATGCCTTGCCATCAGCCTGAATAATGTTGGCGATTTGTTTATCAATGTCATTCATGGTCGTTAATATACCTGTGTATCGCCTAAAATCAATAAAAAATACGAGATAATGACCATGATGTGTATAATTTATGGAAAAAATTATATTAGTAAGGAAATATTACAATGTGGATGCTATGGGATTTCGTCTTAGCTATTGTTTCAAAATTATGGTTGCAAACGATGTATACCGTAAAGTAGCAAAGAGGTTAGTCTGCCGGGTTACTGCTGGGATTCGTTGTTCTTAGTACTAGTGCTATGCTGAAGTCTTTCTTAAGAGCTGGAGAACAGAATGGTTACTATTTGTTTCTCAAGATATGGTTTTCTAGCATGGCAAACCTATCTTGTCCCCAATAATGTTGATCTTCGTATCGAATACACGGTACACCCCAACATCCCATAGCAAACATTTCATCGAGGTTTTTCTGCACTCGTAGCTTCCATTGATCATTGTTCAGTTTCATTTTGGCAATAGACCAATCTAAGCCACACCTTGTCACTATTTCTTTCATTCCCTTGTCCGTTTCTGCGCGTATTCCTTGGGCATTAACGCCTCTGGCAAAACTTAGTAAGAACGCATTAAGTAGATTTTTTGAGTCGGCGTAATCAATGAGTGCGTAACAACGCTCAACGGCTTTACCAAGAGGGTCGGCAACAAATCCATAAGGAATTCCTAGCTTTCGTGCCTCTCTTTTTGTATCCAAAAAAATGTACATTTTCTTGGTATGCGGCACATTCATGCCACGCATCATCATGGGCATTACCGGTTTAATTTCGAGAGGTAGGTGGTAGTGTTGCGCCATTGTCACAGCTTTTTCTATCGCTATGTACGAATAAGGACTTCTGGCCGACCAAAATAGTGTTAAGGGTGTATTGGGCTCAGTAGTTTCGCTGTTATTAAATTGGGTCTTACAAAAATTCTTATATGTTTTGTCAAAATATATTTTCTCATCTGGCTGCTTGGCCAGGCCCATCTGAAGTAAGCGTTCTTCTAGGTGGTCAAGCCTGTCTATTGCCCAATACCATTCGCCGTCAAAACTTATCATAGCGCCTTGATAATGACCTGTTTTACTCAATAGCTCAAAGTTATTTGATAGCTTGTTTTGTCGCTCTGATATTCCCTCAAGAATTTTCTCTGGTACGTTGCCATTAAACCAAAACTGCTCAAGCAGATGTCTTGCTTGCGTAATAAATGATTCGTCATTTTTCAAAGCAACAAGGTAATACGACAAGGTCTCGGTATCTGTCTGGTTTACATGAGGCACCTCTTCGGGAAAGTCGAGGCTATATAGCTGGGCAAGTTGATGTGCATCGTAAGTCGCATAAGCCCTTAACATGTCGAGTCTTGGATACATCTGCTCGTCAAGATCGTTGATCACGTGAAAGCGCATGGCAATAGAGAAACGAGCCTGAATAGATGGTAGGGCTTGAAGTAGTAGGTAGCTATATGGATCATCAGGCTTAATAAATATGTTAATCACATACGCTTGGCCACTGAGTTTGGCACGTAAATTAAACAGCGAACGTTTAGCTTTGAGTAAAGCGTCACTTGAAATAGTGCGTGCCACATAGGGCATGAGCGATTTTTTCATTTCAATACAATCAAGATAGTTTCGCCAAGGATTTCCCAGTGTAATACTTTTTGTATACAGAAAAAGTGTGTATGGGGACATATTGTGGTCATATTTGGCCAGTTAAGTTATGTTATGCCTTAGCGGTAATCAACTAATGCAAAGCATATGAGGAAACCCAAGTGACAGCGTCAGAGTCTTCTGAAGATGAAGCTATCTTACCTATATTTTTCCCTAGTGTTTTATATCGCGTACTTT
Protein-coding regions in this window:
- a CDS encoding Lrp/AsnC family transcriptional regulator is translated as MNDIDKQIANIIQADGKASSAEIANHVGISVSSANERVRKLKSIGAITQWRGVLNPSAFGVELLVFIFVDMSYEGEYEATCALTECPEVQEIHHISGPHSYLLKVRVKNTVALQEFINTSVKPLKAVVKTETLMVLDTSKETTEIDLGHLNKGG
- a CDS encoding DsbA family protein codes for the protein MKKSLMPYVARTISSDALLKAKRSLFNLRAKLSGQAYVINIFIKPDDPYSYLLLQALPSIQARFSIAMRFHVINDLDEQMYPRLDMLRAYATYDAHQLAQLYSLDFPEEVPHVNQTDTETLSYYLVALKNDESFITQARHLLEQFWFNGNVPEKILEGISERQNKLSNNFELLSKTGHYQGAMISFDGEWYWAIDRLDHLEERLLQMGLAKQPDEKIYFDKTYKNFCKTQFNNSETTEPNTPLTLFWSARSPYSYIAIEKAVTMAQHYHLPLEIKPVMPMMMRGMNVPHTKKMYIFLDTKREARKLGIPYGFVADPLGKAVERCYALIDYADSKNLLNAFLLSFARGVNAQGIRAETDKGMKEIVTRCGLDWSIAKMKLNNDQWKLRVQKNLDEMFAMGCWGVPCIRYEDQHYWGQDRFAMLENHILRNK